The nucleotide window CCGTGTCCGTCCTTCTGCATGATTTGCGTGCCTACATGTCCAGCCAGATCTCGATTTGCCAGAAGTTCGATGCCGGCAAGGCCACGCCCATCTTTGCTCGCGAAACCAATGACATGCGAAGCTCGATCGCCGAACGCATAGTTTCGGCGGGAGTCAAGCATGCGAATCAGCCCACGATCCTTGACGGAATCCAGCCTCGCAGCAACTTCCAACGGGACTTCTTTTTCCACGACGATGTACCGTCGCGAAGTATCATTGAACGCCGCAAGATAAGCCTTTGCAGGCCGTCCAAATACCTCTGCAAACAGCGCCGCAAGTTGTTCCTTGTGTTGGATGGACTTGGGATCGACAGCGTACTTGACAACGAAAGCATTGGTCGCAAGGATCATCCCGTGCCGATCACGAATCACCCCGCGCCGCGCCGGAATTGCCGCCACGGTCTTATATTGCTCGGCCGCCTCACGAGAAAATGCATCATGATCGAGAACTTGAAGCTTGAAGAGCTTACCAATAACCAAGAACAGTGCGAGCATGAAGCACGCAAGGACGACGTACAGACGGCCATTGCTTGTCAACGCATTGGCGGGCTTGGGAGTCGCAAGCAGTCGCTTGATCAGCGGCGTTTCCGGCTCATCCAATTTGGCCAGATCCTGCTCTGGCGTCAGTTCAGCGCTCGTTCGAATTCCATTGAATGATGGTCCGGCCGGGGTGGTGCGCGGTTGCGCCGATCGGAAATCGAACATTGCGGGCGGCGCCGCGCGCGGCGGGGCCTGCAGCGTAGGCTCGCCGAACGGTAGCTCATCCTGTTCCCGCCATTTCATACCATTATCTCTAAGACTACTTTACGATGACGATGTCATCCCCAGTTGCCTCGATCATTCCCAGTTTTGCTTTTGAAATATCCTCGATTCGGCTCGGAGCCGAAAGCTGCATTTCGGATGCTCGCATGCGCAGGATTCTCTGCTCGGTCTGTGCAATCTGCTGGTCGAGCTTCGTTCGCTCCGCAGTCAGACGATTGACCTGTAGCGTATTCCAGATGATCAGCACGGCGCAGCCAACCATCACACCAAAAAAGACGATGACATAGAGCGTGGGCATCTTCTTGACGACACGCTCAAATTCACTCGGCTCCTGGCGAATTGGCTTTGGACGCTCCATCGGTCCAGCAATTTCCGGAGCGATGCGAGGTTGCGAGTGCGGGGTATGATCGCTGCCAGTCACACCGATCAGTCCACTACCTGCCGGGGATACTCCGGTTCTCGATCGTATTGTCCCAGCCGAAATTGCAATGGTTGCCATACTCTACTTCCTCCTATCTATCACTGATTCTCGCCCACACTAAAGACGCTCGGCTGCGCGTAGCCGTGCGCTCCGTGCACGCAGGTTCCGCGCAATTTCATCCGGCGATGGCGCCAAAGGCCTTCGAGTCAGCACGCGCAATCGCGCGCGCGATTTGTCGATCGCCTCTTTCAATCCTCCGAGCGAGCCCGGCTCGAACTGGGGGGCGCTCTCCCTCCGAAAAAATTCTTTGACGATCCGATCCTCGAGCGAATGATAGCTCACGACCACGATTCGTCCACCCGCGCCAAGCACGTCCGGGACCTGCTCGAGCGCACGCTCCAAATTCCCAAGCTCGTCGTTCACTTCAATACGCAGCGCCTGGAAAATCCGCGAGAGCGTTTCATTCTTCTTGTCCTCGCGAATTCCTCGCGTCACAATAGTCGCTAAATCGGTCGTCGTTCGAATCGGCGCCAGAGCTCTCGAAGTCACGATGTTCCTCGCAATGCGTCCGGCAAATCGCTCTTCGCCATACATTCTAAATATTTGGGCAAGCTGAGCAACATCGTAGTTTCCGATCACGTCTGCTGCTGAGTGCTGCAACCGCGGATCGAGCCGCATGTCGAGCGGCGCGCTGATCCTGTAGCTAAGTCCAATCGCATCGGTATCGAGCTGATGGCTGCTCACACCAAGATCGAATACGATGCCGTCCACGAAGGATATGCCTCGCTCTCCGAGCGACTTGCTTAGCTCGGCGAAGTTCTCCGGCACGAGGATAAACCTCTCGCCAAATCTCGCGAGCCGCTCTGCCGCAAAGTTCTGCGCCGCCGGGTCGGTGTCGAACCCAAAGACAACAGCGTGCGGAGCGCGATCGAGGATCCCTTCCGAATACCCTCCACCACCCAGCGTCGCGTCGACATAAACGCCCGACTCGCGGAGCGCGAGTTCGCGAAGCGCTTCTTCGAGCATGACTGGCAGATGATATGCGCCAGATACCGTTGTTCGACCGCTCAAAGGATCGGTTTTCAATGAACGCCCACGATTTATCGCTGTCCGCCGATCAGATGCT belongs to Bacteroidota bacterium and includes:
- the rsmH gene encoding 16S rRNA (cytosine(1402)-N(4))-methyltransferase RsmH; translated protein: MSGRTTVSGAYHLPVMLEEALRELALRESGVYVDATLGGGGYSEGILDRAPHAVVFGFDTDPAAQNFAAERLARFGERFILVPENFAELSKSLGERGISFVDGIVFDLGVSSHQLDTDAIGLSYRISAPLDMRLDPRLQHSAADVIGNYDVAQLAQIFRMYGEERFAGRIARNIVTSRALAPIRTTTDLATIVTRGIREDKKNETLSRIFQALRIEVNDELGNLERALEQVPDVLGAGGRIVVVSYHSLEDRIVKEFFRRESAPQFEPGSLGGLKEAIDKSRARLRVLTRRPLAPSPDEIARNLRARSARLRAAERL
- the ftsL gene encoding cell division protein FtsL, with protein sequence MATIAISAGTIRSRTGVSPAGSGLIGVTGSDHTPHSQPRIAPEIAGPMERPKPIRQEPSEFERVVKKMPTLYVIVFFGVMVGCAVLIIWNTLQVNRLTAERTKLDQQIAQTEQRILRMRASEMQLSAPSRIEDISKAKLGMIEATGDDIVIVK